The Prionailurus viverrinus isolate Anna chromosome B1, UM_Priviv_1.0, whole genome shotgun sequence genome includes the window TTTCGAATGTTTCTTCTACCTACAGCAAGTGGATGTGGGTCGACAGGAAAGATGTCCTTAGGAGTGACTAAATAATCTAACACCAGATGAAAGTGCAcatgtttttaaatcaaatataacACAATAACTGTAACTTCTTTTGCATATAGTTTTAAAGACAGATATAGTATAGAGCACAATTTAAGGAACTACAAACTTCTTGGTAGCAATCAACCACCTTTATGACAACATTTCAAAGACTATAAGCCTAGGGGTTTTTCAGGGTCAGGACAGGCCAGCTCGGGGATGCCCAGGCCTGGTGTTAGAATGGATAGCAAAAGTATTAGCAAATTCTGTATGACAAGCAAGACAGAGTGGGTACCCAAGAACCTAGGCTAAAGCCAGGATTATAGTTCTAGAAGGCTATAGGTCCTGGAGAGTCGGGAAAGTTGTGAGCAAGGGTTAGGAACCCAGTGGAAGGATCTGGTCAGCACAGATCCAGGAACGAAGTGTCCATTTGTAGTAGGTGTGTAATCTATGTAACAAGCACGGGCCAACAAGGAAAAGCTTTAATACTTAGGTTTTCAGTGACTGGAGTCCTCATATATTCCTTTTCACTTTCTGAATGGCTCTGAGGAGGTACATGAGCCTGAGCCTACAGTAGCAGCAAAAGGTACACGTGACAGGAGTGGGGATATGAGAAATGTGAGTGAGAAATCTGGAGCCCTACGCACTGCCCAATCTGGTCCTGGAATTTTCCCAGCTTCAAGGAGAACCAGCCTTTATTGCGTTTGGTTCTTACAACTGGAAGCCTTGAAGGATTTAAAGACGATTTTACTGCTGATGAAACCTAAGACTTATCCCTTAACTGCATAAAGGTGTTGATTTGCTTCTGAACCCAGCCATTTCACTTGTAGAAGAGTGAATTATAAATCTGCACATTGGAAGTTTTTCAAACTATGGATTGCTGGACTCTACCTCAGaccaattaaattagaatctctggggaGGTGGATGGGGCCTAGGTGTCTATATATTCTAAAAGTTCtcaatgatatttttctttaactttttaaatttaattttaaatgctgaAAGTATCATAGACTCttcattgtaaataaaaatatgtaaaaattattacttctcctccttttctagacagaggcagagcatatgcaagatataaagaatataaaatgactaTTTGTCTACCTACCACCTCTTTCATAAATCATAAATGGATAGCCAATAGATTGTCCCAAGATAAACGTCCTTTCACAAATATCATACAGGTCAAGAAATCAAATGCTACGACAGGCTCCAGTTCCTGCTCATGTTGCTTTTCCTCACTACCTTCTCTTGTCTCCAGAAAGGTATAAAAAGTTTcccagggaattaaaaaaattttttttaatgcttatttttgagagggtggggaggggcagagagagagagggagacagaggatctgaagcaggctctgcgctgacaactgcggggcttgaactcatgaactgtgagatcataacccgagccgaagtggcacgcttaaccgactgagctacccaggcgccccagagtttcCCAGGTAATTTTAGTGAGCCTTATAATtgtcttttggggtgcctgggtggctcagttggttaagcgactgatttcagctcaggtcacgatctcacggtttgtgagttcgagccctgcatcaggctctacgctgacagctcagagcctggagcctgcttccgattctgtgtctccctctctctctgcccctcccctgcttgcactctgtctctctctctctcaaaaataaacattaagaaataatgaaataaaataaaaaaaataaaaaaaataattgtcttttcactttgtttacctcatggattttttttttttaatggagagaaAGTACTTTACGTGTGAGGATTTGATCAGTCTCTCTGATCACATAATATTAATACCAGTAATAAGTATTTTGAGTTTTATATGTATACGCACATGTTATAGGTATATGTGACTGTTATATCATGGTAACAAATTTTCATGCCAGTACTCATTCAAGGAATTgaggtttatttttccaaaacaaaattaaacttctCTCTTGAGCCACATAACACCCGATGGTAGAATATACCTTTCTGTTCAGTGTCAACAGTGACCATGAGCAATAGATTGCCACTGCTTCCCCCTTCTAGAATGAGGCTCCACCACGCCAAGGGAAATAGGTTGCTGCCTTGGGAAGCCAGGGGTTGCTGAGGCCAAAGATCGTGGTTGTGTGTATCGGGCCACTTGTGGGTGATATATACAGGCCCAAATGAGAAAGCCACCGTGTTGGCcattttaaatactgagaaaCAGCCTGAAAAGAGATGACCTCAACAGAACAGAGGGCTACCAGATCCCAAGGGACTGAGGAGACATCAACAACCAGCGGGAAAGACAGTAATAGGGGTGTTTTTGAAGCAACTGCAGATGCCCACCAGATGATCAGCTTTATATACCTGCACTAAAGTCCAGAGACCTTATAAATCAATTCACGACAATGTAATGGAGTAGCGACACATTTCTACTGTTACTACTTTTCTGTTCCCACTACCCTTCAACTCGGGAATAGCCAGAGAGACTCGAGTGGGGTGAGTGGGCATATGGGTGAGGAATTGAAGGtcttaacaggaaaaaaaaaacaaagcaatccAGGATGAattttccctcccccttttcaGTAGGTTTTGGCTATGCTTTTTGAGGGACAGATgatttctggaaaaggaaaagttaaacaaaatttgaaaattttgacACTGTTTGGATCAAACATTTTGATCAGGTTAGGtgcagattgtgtgtgtgtgtgtgtgtgtgtgtgtgtgtgactaaaaTGAgtggagacattttaaaaaatccaagtaTGACTAGAAAAGTCATATCTGAGTTTTTTACCCAACGGAGTGGGAAAGCACTACTAAGCCACAGAGCAAGTTTGAATAGGCAATGGGGAGAATGATGAAAACTATTTTCTGATTACATCTGACGGACATTCGTGTCCACTGTGTTGGTTATATCCACATATTGACTATACCAATAATTCAATGAGTGTGTTCCTAAATCTACCATGATACCTCCCCCGACCCCCTGCCTCCTTGGTGCAATGGTGATTCTTCTTAAGCTGCCTGGGCTAGGAGAAGGGCCTCTGAGAAGTTCAAAAAAGTGCTAGAGGAATAAAGAACATTAACTAGCATTTCAAATTGTCATTCCATCACCGCTATCTCCTTTAACCATTACAAGAAACCAATGGGGTACGTGCTGTCATTAGTCTTCTCTTAAAGACGGAAAATGAGGCTAGAGAGGTAAGGCTACCTGTCACAAGGGACCACAGCTAGGAAGAGAAGAAGGGCTAGAAGCCAGGCTTTCACTCTCTGGAGCCCATTCTCTAAATATCCtacactttagcctctactaatCTCTCTTGTGGCTGTAAGGGGAAGCAATGCACTGGTCTTCTTCTAGTAAAAAGACCTTTTTTGGGGAGAGTGGCAGCCAAGCAAATTTACTAACTCATGTACCTCTCATCTAACTCTGAAATGTTTCTtcactaaaaattaaattgctttAGAAACAGCCAGCAGAAGCTTCTGTTTGTTACAACCTGGCGTCTGCTTTTAATTTGAGGTgcacttttaattttgagaggtcAGTTGTTCTTCTCGATgtgtgaaaataataatatggtTATAATAAAGCAACGCTGTCATGGCTTCCTTTCAAGAACTTAACATTTAGCACCGAGAAAATAATCTTGTGCTCATGGAAGTGAGCTTTAAGAGTTTtggaacacaaagaaaaatgcttttggaaaaatgcTTGAATTCTCATGAAGGTTAGCCAAAATCCACAGGTACTTCTAGGCCATTGTCAATAGTGGAAttgttcctctcctttctctatgtggcagaacttttaaaaaaacagagaggtCTGAGTTCGAGTGCTAAAGTAACAGTTGTATTAGAATTTTTTGGCATTTTATCACTTAGAagattgttctttccttttctctatattttaattccctgatcttttatttcttattgcatTGTAAAATGTAGTAGTTTTAGGATTATATATCATACGCTGATCTCttaccccctccccactccaggaTCCCAAACTTCTTTTCCAGTGGGGAAAATGTTCCCTGTAGCCTTCCTGCCTTCTGACTCTATTTGccatagaagcaaaaaaaaaaaaaaaaaaaaaaaaaaaaaaaaaggagcttaaATGACACCCAGAGGTCATCAACCCTACCTTTGTGCCAGGACATGCAATCTCCCCAAGCCAATTACTaacctgtttttaaaacaacCTCCAATCAGAGAGAATCCTTGACTTCTTTTTGTGAGCTGTTGCACTGTGCAAGACCACACTATAAATGTCTTCGCCTATCTGTACGTACTCTTATCTCACCGTTCTATTTTTTTCCTCGTGGAAGTTAACCCTTTCTTACCTTTTTATAAACCTGTAGGCCCCTTCTTCTCAGAAGAGTTGGCAGACACATGTTACTCTGTAAACAGTCAACATGGTAAGGTGAGTCGTAGTTCCGGGAACCTGGGTGCTCTAAATCCCCAGCTACGTGGGAGGGACAGCAGGGCAACGGGATTCCTCATTTTCTAAAGTATTTATCCGGCTGCTGCCAAGAAAACACTCCCAATCCCTTTTTAACTTAGGAGACTGAcatttctgagtctgtttccaaACAGGACACTAGAGGGCTCCCAGAGGTTAAGAATAAGTGGAAAATTATTTGAATGAAAACTGCTTCTGTACGGCTTTTGTTGttccagaatttaaaatcaaagtttattttttaaactatttaaaaaaaaaaaaacttaggcaTCTGAAAACTGGGATAGCAGCAGCCAGTTCACAAGTAACTGTTTTGCTTTGCAATCAGTAGTTTTCAAGGGAGCTTTTAAAGCTGagctgaaatatttgaaatgtggAACACTCTTGACCATGAAATATGTTCTACTTACATGCTTCAGCCTTTAAAAGTTCTTTGCATTACAGTCAGGGATTACATTCTTCCTGGAGCCAAGCATGGGGCCAGCTGTGTAAGTAAGGTTGCTTGTGAGTTCTTCTTTTTCATAATGTGAAAAAATAGAGCTTAAgatccctttattttctttcagctgacttttgtggaaagaaaaggaatgaaaagcagtcggatttgtgttttgtgtttgtgtgtgtgtgtgtgtgtgtgtgtgtgtgtgactaaatCAATGTAACTTCTGTTAAGATATATGGATGTTTATGGTTTCATATTACAATAATTCCTAATGCAGGATGTTGAAACATACTCTGAAGAAAAAACTGTACCATCAGATTAAGATAATATGTTTCTCAAACTGAATGTTAATACTTGATGCTTCTGCCCAATTTGTAATGCAggactttaaaaagtaaacacgGGATGGCaatagattgtttttaaaaactacctaTCACTTgtcttaaattatttctaaatgtcAAAACGGAAAAGCCTGGGTTGGTCAAATGTCAATACATTTCTTTCAGAATCAAATTAAATGACTCCAGCTAcaagttataaaatattcttggatTTTAGGGCTTTGTTTTCATTACTCTAAACTGAGTATCAAATCTATACATCTATCTTGTGTCTATTTGTTaaactctctaaaaaaaaacatttcatggtGGTGATATTTATGAAAGGAaagggttacttttttttttttcctttactcttgAAGAGGAACTGAACTCGTCTGAGATTGTGACTCAGTTAACTCTGTTTCCATTCATTCTCAGACACAAGCCACACTTCTCCTCGGGGAAGCTGATAGGAGTTTAAAAGGTTTGTCGTGGCGAGCGTCGGAAACATTCCCAACTTCATCACCAACCCTTTACACTTCTACCTTTACTCTAGCCACTGGAGACCACTTATATACCTAAGCAGAGGCGACAGCTGAATTCAGGAAACCATGCATCATGTCAGCAGGAACCAACTGCAGACTTTAAAGTCTGCTCAACATGTGGATGCAGCAGAGAAATGACCTGTCCAGACAAGCCAGGGCAACTCATAAACTGGTTCATCTGCTCCCTGTGCGTCCCGCGGGTGCGTAAACTCTGGAGCAGCCGGCGCCCAAGGACCCGGAGGAACCTCCTGCTGGGCACTGCCTGCGCCATCTACTTGGGCTTTCTGGTGAGCCAGGTGGGACGTGCCTCTCTCCAGCAAGGAAGGGCAGCAGAAAAGGGGCCGCACCGGGGTCGTGACACCGTCGAGGCGCCCTTCCCTGAGATACCCTTGGATGGTACCCTGGCCCCTCCAGAGTCCCAGGGCAATGGGACCACGCTGCCGCTCAACGTGGTGTACATTACCCTACGCTCCAAGCGCAGCAAGCCTGCCAATATCCGTGGCACAGTGAAACCCAAGCGCAGAAAGAAGTATGCAGTGGCATCTccggccctggggcaggaggcttTGGTTGGGCCATCCCTTCAGCCACAGGAAGCTGCAAGGGCAGCTGATGCTGAAGTGCAGGGAGGAAACCTGGGCAAGGTTGGGGAACGACCCTGGAGGTTGATACGGGGTTCAGGGGTGCAGGTTGGTGGCTCAGATTTTCAGCGACCCGAGACCAGGGAGAGCAACATCAGGATCTACAGCGAGAGCGCCCCCTCGTGGCTGAGCAAAGAAGACATCCTCAGAATGCGCCTGTTGGCGGATGGTGCCGTGGCCGGTCTTCACCCAATTTCCTCTAAGAGCGGAGCCCGCTTGCTGGTGCTGGAGGGGAGCGCCGCTGGCTCTGTGCCTGGCTGCGGCCCCGGCCCCTGTGGACTGCTCAAGCAGCCCTTGGACATGAGTGAGGTGTTCGCCTTCCACCTGGACAGGATCCTTGGGCTCAACAGGACCCTGCCGTCTGTGAGCAGGAAATCAGAGTTCATCCAAGGTAACAGCTTCACATGCTTCGTTATTTGCAGCTGTTGGGGATTCgggttgatttttctcttttccctcactCTCCTTTTCGAAATGATTTTCTCCACCCACGTTTCACATTTGGACAGCAGCAGCATGTCTTTCCATACGTTTGGCATTCTTTACTTTCCCAGCTTTGGGAGGATATGAGAGTTCCAGGGAAATGCTGTACTCAACATGCAAGAGTAAGCCCACACTGTGTAATCTTTGCTCTCCATTTCCCTCCCTGCACTTCCCAGTGGCTTATTAAATCTAATTAAAGCCAGTGGCAATTTGCATGATGAGAAGAGGAAGGGGGTGGAGGCAAAGAACTTGCTGACAGTCAGGCATATTATTAGAGAGGTTACTATGGAAGTAAGTAGAATTTCATTCGTTAggagtttttaaaaggaaaggggaaatgggTTATCTTTCTTCAGCAGATGGAATCTTCTTAAAAGGCCCAGAGCCAGACCATGTTAGCTTCGACCCTTTGATTCTTTTACAGTGGATTTAACCTCCTTATTTTGCagagaaaatgaagcacaaaTAGGTAATTTGTTCAGTGTATATGCTAACTAGCCCTACGGTTTCTTCAAGCCTGTGACTGCAATTTATTGAGCCCGATTTCTAAGACTCTCTCAGGTGACGGACGATTTGGCAGGTTCTGGGGATATGTAGCCAGTCAGTTTAGTTGCAGGCAAAGGGGCTGATCTGTGGCCATGCTTATGACATATAAAGGATATTCTCTGAATCCTGAGGCTGTTCCAGGCTTTGAATACCAAGTAGCGTGGGTCAGTGGCTCGTGTTTGCAAGCAGAATAATGCCAGAAATTGCCAGTATGAATCTAGGTTGGCCCAACAGGCTAAAAAGGACCACAAAGGGATTACAAACTCAAAGAGTATTTTCTTGCTTTGTGtcataaaatttagcattttatgGAGCCTGGACTGGAGTGGATTAAGATTCTTGGGAGTGGCCAAGAACTAAACCGCATTTCCAATGACTTTAGGATTATAATTTAGTCTTAAAACCAGTACTTCTTGAAGTACCAGTGATATACTTGGAAGTACTTGGAATTCCTTACTTATCCTGGTTCATGTCTAAGTGCTTCAGATTCATAGGTATGTTTCAATGTCTCCAGTTCACAAAATAGTCCATCATGATTGTGCTGATACAACTCAAACATTTAACAAAAGGTTGGTAAAAGCTAATTTTTATTGGGTGCTCGCTGTTGGCCATGCATGATAATAATTGATTCATACAATTCATACATGCCTTGACTGTATGTTTCTCACAACAGTGCTGTAAGGTAGATACCACTATTATTTACATTTAGTGGATATGAAAATTGAGACTTATTTAGCCAAAATAATTGGCCTCAACttccacagctagtaaatggctaAGCTGAGTTTCAAACATAGACCCGGCAAACTGCAGAACATAAGCTCTAAACCACTGGGCTTAGGTGACTGTGTTACTTATTATCCAAAGTGGAACACCCTGGAGTAAAAGAAGATATTAGTGGGCATTGAGATAATGGGTATATACCAAGTCTGTCTTGGGCAAAGCAACACATAGCATAGAGTGACTCTTATTATCCTATACTGTCATTCACTATCCTGTCAT containing:
- the GASK1B gene encoding Golgi-associated kinase 1B isoform X1 — protein: MWNTLDHEICSTYMLQPLKVLCITVRDYILPGAKHGASCPLETTYIPKQRRQLNSGNHASCQQEPTADFKVCSTCGCSREMTCPDKPGQLINWFICSLCVPRVRKLWSSRRPRTRRNLLLGTACAIYLGFLVSQVGRASLQQGRAAEKGPHRGRDTVEAPFPEIPLDGTLAPPESQGNGTTLPLNVVYITLRSKRSKPANIRGTVKPKRRKKYAVASPALGQEALVGPSLQPQEAARAADAEVQGGNLGKVGERPWRLIRGSGVQVGGSDFQRPETRESNIRIYSESAPSWLSKEDILRMRLLADGAVAGLHPISSKSGARLLVLEGSAAGSVPGCGPGPCGLLKQPLDMSEVFAFHLDRILGLNRTLPSVSRKSEFIQDGRPCPVILWDSSLSPTSNETHSSVKLTWGTYQQSLKQKCWQNGRVPKPEWGCTEIHHHEWSKLALFDFLLQIYNRLDINCCGFRPRKEDACVQNGLRPKCDNQDSVALAHVIQRKHDPRHLVFIDNKGFFDRSEDNLNFKLLEGIKEFPESAVSVLKSQHLRQKLLQSLFLDKVYWESQGGRQGIEKLIDVIEQRAKILLTYINAHGAKVLPMNE
- the GASK1B gene encoding Golgi-associated kinase 1B isoform X3; the protein is MTCPDKPGQLINWFICSLCVPRVRKLWSSRRPRTRRNLLLGTACAIYLGFLVSQVGRASLQQGRAAEKGPHRGRDTVEAPFPEIPLDGTLAPPESQGNGTTLPLNVVYITLRSKRSKPANIRGTVKPKRRKKYAVASPALGQEALVGPSLQPQEAARAADAEVQGGNLGKVGERPWRLIRGSGVQVGGSDFQRPETRESNIRIYSESAPSWLSKEDILRMRLLADGAVAGLHPISSKSGARLLVLEGSAAGSVPGCGPGPCGLLKQPLDMSEVFAFHLDRILGLNRTLPSVSRKSEFIQDGRPCPVILWDSSLSPTSNETHSSVKLTWGTYQQSLKQKCWQNGRVPKPEWGCTEIHHHEWSKLALFDFLLQIYNRLDINCCGFRPRKEDACVQNGLRPKCDNQDSVALAHVIQRKHDPRHLVFIDNKGFFDRSEDNLNFKLLEGIKEFPESAVSVLKSQHLRQKLLQSLFLDKVYWESQGGRQGIEKLIDVIEQRAKILLTYINAHGAKVLPMNE
- the GASK1B gene encoding Golgi-associated kinase 1B isoform X2; amino-acid sequence: MPLETTYIPKQRRQLNSGNHASCQQEPTADFKVCSTCGCSREMTCPDKPGQLINWFICSLCVPRVRKLWSSRRPRTRRNLLLGTACAIYLGFLVSQVGRASLQQGRAAEKGPHRGRDTVEAPFPEIPLDGTLAPPESQGNGTTLPLNVVYITLRSKRSKPANIRGTVKPKRRKKYAVASPALGQEALVGPSLQPQEAARAADAEVQGGNLGKVGERPWRLIRGSGVQVGGSDFQRPETRESNIRIYSESAPSWLSKEDILRMRLLADGAVAGLHPISSKSGARLLVLEGSAAGSVPGCGPGPCGLLKQPLDMSEVFAFHLDRILGLNRTLPSVSRKSEFIQDGRPCPVILWDSSLSPTSNETHSSVKLTWGTYQQSLKQKCWQNGRVPKPEWGCTEIHHHEWSKLALFDFLLQIYNRLDINCCGFRPRKEDACVQNGLRPKCDNQDSVALAHVIQRKHDPRHLVFIDNKGFFDRSEDNLNFKLLEGIKEFPESAVSVLKSQHLRQKLLQSLFLDKVYWESQGGRQGIEKLIDVIEQRAKILLTYINAHGAKVLPMNE